In Deinococcus apachensis DSM 19763, a single genomic region encodes these proteins:
- a CDS encoding ABC transporter permease: MTVAVSSPGGSAAWRRLRRNSGALIGFGLLVFLVVAALIGPAFLGAPGAQNLDLRLSAPSAAHLLGTDQLGRDVLTRVLNGGRISLGLGVSVMLASLLTGSAVGLAAGLLGGWWDEGLMRLTDIFLAFPGLILAMAISAALGPSLTNVMIAVALVSWPTYARLIRAQVLALREREFVEAARALGGSQGRIAGRHLLPNAVAPLLVQGSFDVGSAILTAAGLGFIGFGAQPPTPEWGAMVSETRNYIVQAPWASSAPAIAILLTVLAFNLIGDGLRDAFDPRGR, from the coding sequence GTGACGGTCGCCGTGTCTTCCCCCGGCGGGTCCGCGGCGTGGCGGCGATTGCGGCGCAACAGTGGCGCGCTGATCGGCTTCGGACTGCTGGTGTTCCTCGTTGTGGCCGCCCTGATCGGCCCCGCCTTCCTCGGCGCCCCGGGGGCCCAGAACCTCGACCTGCGGCTCTCGGCCCCCTCGGCCGCCCATCTCCTCGGCACGGACCAGCTCGGGCGCGACGTGCTGACGCGGGTGCTAAACGGCGGGCGCATCTCGCTGGGGCTCGGCGTCAGCGTGATGCTGGCGTCGCTGCTCACCGGCTCGGCGGTCGGTCTCGCGGCGGGGCTGCTGGGCGGCTGGTGGGACGAGGGGCTGATGCGGCTCACCGACATCTTCCTGGCCTTTCCCGGCCTGATCCTGGCAATGGCCATCTCGGCGGCGCTGGGGCCCAGCCTCACCAACGTGATGATCGCGGTCGCGCTGGTGTCATGGCCGACCTACGCCCGGCTGATCCGCGCGCAGGTGCTCGCTCTGCGGGAGCGCGAGTTCGTGGAGGCCGCCCGCGCGCTGGGGGGCTCGCAGGGGCGGATCGCCGGGCGACACCTCCTTCCCAACGCCGTCGCGCCGCTGCTGGTGCAGGGCAGTTTCGACGTGGGCAGCGCGATCCTCACGGCGGCGGGCCTGGGCTTCATCGGCTTCGGGGCGCAGCCGCCCACCCCAGAGTGGGGCGCGATGGTATCCGAGACCCGCAACTACATCGTGCAGGCCCCGTGGGCGTCGAGCGCGCCCGCCATCGCCATCCTGCTGACCGTGCTGGCCTTCAACCTGATCGGTGACGGCCTGCGCGACGCCTTCGATCCGCGCGGGCGGTGA